The following proteins are encoded in a genomic region of Rhodoferax aquaticus:
- a CDS encoding AAA family ATPase, which translates to MSTPAINQTALPGMPAAGAYSEQDRTKVKEVLKWLNDAGKSRAWLSKKSNIPGGTLSQILSGKYVSSPTRQLNQMLAVLEVEGDRMRDGTPGYIKGSVHDLMCLVMDRTRKHQNFGVVTGYVGIGKSRCCREYRETHPMTLLVEVSPNMTPGVLMTELLGQLNNAVPAGLNLKFQELVRVLRGTNYVVIADEAEKMSSAALEHLRRLRDMAQVGVVLVGTEKLTNLIKPQHGQFDQIRSRVGMWPKTIERISRDDADDMARIALADAGDLSNEVLETLWAYADGSARVLNENLIPAIKDYGMGKLPLSRALIEAIAAKVLFMSKPRYEGDK; encoded by the coding sequence GTGAGCACCCCCGCAATCAATCAAACCGCACTGCCAGGCATGCCTGCTGCAGGTGCCTACTCCGAGCAAGACCGGACCAAGGTGAAAGAAGTCCTGAAGTGGCTCAACGACGCGGGCAAAAGCCGCGCGTGGCTGAGTAAGAAATCAAACATCCCTGGTGGCACGCTGAGCCAGATTTTGAGCGGCAAGTACGTGAGCAGCCCCACCCGACAGCTCAACCAGATGCTGGCTGTGTTGGAGGTAGAGGGCGACCGCATGCGTGATGGCACGCCAGGCTACATCAAAGGCAGCGTGCACGACCTGATGTGCCTGGTGATGGACCGCACGCGCAAGCACCAAAACTTTGGTGTGGTGACTGGCTATGTGGGCATAGGCAAGAGCCGCTGCTGCCGGGAATACCGTGAGACGCACCCTATGACCTTGCTAGTTGAGGTGAGCCCGAACATGACGCCCGGCGTGCTGATGACTGAGCTGCTTGGGCAATTGAATAATGCGGTGCCTGCGGGACTGAACCTCAAGTTTCAAGAGCTGGTGCGCGTGCTGAGGGGCACAAACTATGTGGTGATTGCCGATGAGGCTGAGAAAATGAGCAGCGCCGCCTTAGAGCACCTGCGTCGTCTGCGCGACATGGCGCAGGTAGGCGTGGTGTTGGTGGGCACGGAAAAACTGACCAACCTGATCAAGCCGCAGCACGGCCAGTTTGACCAGATTCGCAGCCGGGTGGGCATGTGGCCCAAGACGATTGAACGCATCAGCCGCGACGATGCCGACGACATGGCGCGCATTGCCTTGGCAGATGCCGGTGACCTGTCCAATGAAGTGCTGGAGACCCTTTGGGCCTATGCCGATGGCAGCGCCCGAGTGCTCAATGAAAACCTGATCCCAGCGATCAAGGACTATGGCATGGGCAAGCTGCCCTTGTCTCGCGCCCTGATTGAAGCCATTGCAGCCAAGGTGCTGTTCATGAGCAAACCCCGTTACGAAGGGGACAAGTAA
- a CDS encoding host-nuclease inhibitor Gam family protein: protein MATRIKTKAADAPQTMAQVQSDIRKIGDLSREHGRVSADLNDKVAKLTDDAAPTLKDLQEQIAGLQKGVQIYCEANREELCGKGKTANLVTGEVQWRQRPPSVKVTGVDAVIAWLKNMGMNAFIRSKEEINKEAMLNEPEKAKGVPGVSIVTGVEDFVIVPFEVDTEVAA, encoded by the coding sequence ATGGCAACCCGTATCAAAACCAAAGCCGCCGACGCACCCCAAACCATGGCGCAGGTGCAAAGCGATATTCGCAAGATTGGCGACCTCTCGCGTGAGCACGGCCGTGTGAGCGCTGACCTCAACGACAAGGTGGCCAAGCTCACCGACGATGCTGCCCCTACGCTGAAAGACCTGCAGGAGCAGATTGCTGGCCTGCAAAAAGGCGTGCAAATCTACTGCGAAGCCAACCGCGAAGAACTATGCGGCAAAGGCAAGACGGCCAACCTGGTCACCGGCGAGGTGCAGTGGCGTCAGCGCCCTCCAAGCGTGAAGGTCACTGGCGTGGATGCCGTGATCGCCTGGCTCAAGAACATGGGCATGAATGCCTTCATTCGATCCAAGGAAGAGATCAACAAAGAAGCCATGCTCAATGAGCCCGAAAAGGCCAAGGGCGTGCCTGGCGTGTCCATCGTCACCGGTGTGGAGGACTTTGTGATTGTCCCATTTGAAGTGGATACAGAGGTGGCAGCTTGA
- a CDS encoding gp16 family protein, producing MNMTKDPRRKSELALIHMARSHFSMTRDDYVYVLRELTGKESSADLNAVERERVIKHFKAKGFQVKPTGKAKQTRTLAQDAQSRKVRAIWLMLHVLGQVRDPSEVALAAYTKRMAKVDALQWANHFAVIEGLKGWAMRHLPDYVKPRIQAMDLNALTAGQREDVLNMVNSLRRAQAEGHTALFDYYWPMFQFLQECEQA from the coding sequence ATGAACATGACGAAAGACCCTCGCCGTAAGTCGGAGCTGGCCCTGATCCACATGGCGCGGTCTCACTTCTCTATGACACGTGACGACTATGTGTATGTACTGCGCGAGCTGACTGGCAAGGAAAGCTCGGCAGACCTGAATGCGGTTGAGCGTGAGCGTGTGATTAAGCACTTCAAAGCCAAGGGCTTCCAGGTAAAACCCACCGGCAAAGCTAAGCAGACTCGCACGCTGGCACAAGACGCTCAGAGCAGAAAAGTGCGGGCGATCTGGTTGATGCTGCATGTGCTGGGCCAGGTGCGCGATCCGAGCGAGGTGGCATTGGCTGCATACACCAAGCGTATGGCAAAGGTGGATGCGCTGCAGTGGGCAAACCACTTTGCAGTGATTGAGGGCCTTAAGGGCTGGGCCATGCGCCATCTGCCGGACTATGTGAAGCCTCGTATTCAGGCAATGGACTTGAATGCACTTACAGCGGGCCAGCGTGAGGATGTGCTGAACATGGTTAACAGCCTGCGGCGTGCCCAGGCCGAGGGCCACACGGCACTATTTGACTATTACTGGCCGATGTTCCAGTTTCTACAGGAATGTGAGCAAGCATGA
- a CDS encoding capsid cement protein, whose product MANPLLAVNYVADAAIPNNRLVRPGTGDRNVALATAATDSIIGVVNEMPPGIATGERVDVVRVGIAWVEAGAAITRGALITSDGVGRAVTAAPGVGVNNRIIGVADESASAAGDVIRFTIEPGSVQG is encoded by the coding sequence ATGGCTAATCCTTTACTGGCAGTGAACTATGTTGCTGACGCTGCCATTCCTAACAACCGCCTAGTAAGGCCCGGCACCGGCGACCGCAATGTGGCGTTAGCTACCGCAGCCACAGATTCCATCATCGGTGTGGTGAACGAAATGCCTCCAGGCATCGCCACTGGCGAGCGTGTTGACGTGGTTCGTGTCGGCATTGCTTGGGTCGAAGCTGGTGCGGCTATTACTCGCGGCGCCCTGATCACCTCGGACGGCGTAGGCCGTGCTGTGACTGCAGCGCCTGGTGTTGGCGTGAACAACCGAATCATCGGCGTCGCAGATGAGTCTGCCAGTGCTGCTGGTGACGTGATTCGCTTCACCATCGAACCGGGCTCTGTGCAGGGCTAA
- a CDS encoding capsid protein, translating to MATTAFPINPTLTAIAMVYSNPATALIADEVMPRIGTAKKFAWSNYDVAQGFTVPQTLVGRKSVPTEVDFTGSLVNDEVLDYGLDDIVPNDEVEAFNSMVKPARGGPPNPLDVSTMLTTKLIQLDREVRVAGRVFNTANFAAGNQATLSGTSQWSDFANSNPLDAILAALDVPVYRPNVAVFGQATFTKLRQHPRIVQAVFGTAQTGGVVTRDQLAQVLEIQRVVVGAGFVNTARKGQAVNNQRVWGKHAAFLYVDKEAAMAQQPCWGFTAQWGDKVAGERPEPNMGIRGSQRVRVAESVKEVVSATALGYYFQNAVA from the coding sequence ATGGCTACAACTGCCTTTCCTATCAACCCGACGTTGACCGCCATTGCGATGGTGTATTCAAACCCGGCCACTGCACTCATCGCTGATGAAGTGATGCCGCGCATCGGAACCGCAAAGAAGTTCGCCTGGTCAAACTATGACGTGGCGCAGGGCTTCACTGTGCCGCAGACGCTGGTGGGCCGCAAGAGTGTGCCAACTGAAGTGGACTTCACCGGAAGCCTGGTCAACGACGAAGTGTTGGATTACGGCTTGGACGACATTGTTCCGAATGATGAAGTGGAAGCCTTCAACAGCATGGTGAAACCAGCGCGCGGTGGCCCGCCGAACCCCTTGGATGTGAGCACGATGCTGACTACCAAGCTGATTCAGCTGGACCGTGAGGTGCGTGTGGCGGGCCGAGTGTTCAACACCGCCAACTTCGCGGCCGGTAACCAAGCAACGCTGTCCGGCACCAGCCAGTGGTCTGACTTTGCCAACAGCAACCCACTGGACGCCATCTTGGCTGCCTTGGACGTACCGGTATACCGCCCCAACGTCGCGGTGTTTGGTCAGGCCACGTTTACCAAACTGCGTCAGCACCCGCGCATTGTGCAAGCTGTATTCGGCACTGCGCAAACCGGTGGCGTAGTAACCCGCGACCAGCTCGCCCAAGTGCTGGAAATCCAGAGGGTAGTTGTTGGCGCTGGTTTTGTGAACACCGCTCGCAAGGGTCAGGCAGTGAATAACCAGCGCGTCTGGGGCAAGCATGCCGCGTTCCTCTACGTGGACAAGGAAGCCGCTATGGCGCAGCAGCCTTGCTGGGGCTTCACTGCCCAGTGGGGTGACAAGGTGGCCGGAGAGAGGCCCGAACCCAATATGGGTATCCGTGGCTCCCAGCGCGTGCGTGTGGCGGAGTCTGTGAAAGAAGTAGTGAGTGCTACAGCGCTGGGCTACTACTTCCAGAACGCGGTGGCCTAA
- a CDS encoding phage protein Gp36 family protein codes for MAYATPQRFVQEYGLDETTQLLADEQQLLTSQLLSGALTGSWTGTPSAAEQAAANAAKDRITRKLATVSNFMDGYLRGAVTLPLSTSDANAGTLEECCIALAREGVSDDSDNATERMVQIADRWRAWLKDVQSGRVSLITVAGEEVASRGRVRTGQAASNFNWGSFPPRSY; via the coding sequence ATGGCTTACGCGACCCCCCAGCGCTTCGTCCAGGAATATGGCCTGGATGAGACCACCCAGCTCTTGGCCGATGAGCAGCAGCTGCTCACCAGCCAGTTGCTGAGTGGTGCGCTGACTGGGTCATGGACCGGCACGCCAAGCGCCGCCGAGCAAGCTGCGGCCAACGCCGCCAAAGACCGCATCACCCGCAAGCTGGCGACCGTGAGTAACTTCATGGATGGCTACCTGCGTGGTGCCGTCACATTGCCGCTGTCGACCTCTGACGCTAATGCGGGCACCCTTGAAGAGTGCTGCATTGCCTTGGCCCGCGAGGGCGTGTCTGATGACTCTGACAACGCCACGGAGCGAATGGTGCAGATTGCCGACCGCTGGCGCGCATGGCTGAAGGATGTGCAGTCTGGCCGGGTGTCTTTGATCACCGTGGCCGGGGAAGAAGTGGCAAGCCGTGGGCGTGTGCGTACTGGGCAGGCTGCATCCAATTTCAACTGGGGCAGCTTTCCGCCCAGGAGCTATTGA
- a CDS encoding phage virion morphogenesis protein produces the protein MAGTSIRYGFDASPISMHLARLAVLSANQFAEVRRDIGEYFKGDIQDNLDGQKLFDGKPMEQSEAAIGRAGKTLIDKHHLYDSYTFQLEGAGLAIGSNSVYAAIHHFGGETGRKGHRFTLPARPVMGMGERQERRVGDLLIAELRALQ, from the coding sequence ATGGCAGGCACATCCATTCGCTATGGCTTTGATGCAAGCCCTATCAGCATGCATCTCGCGCGCCTGGCAGTGCTGAGCGCAAACCAGTTTGCAGAGGTTCGCCGGGATATCGGTGAGTACTTCAAGGGCGACATCCAGGACAACCTGGACGGGCAAAAGCTGTTTGATGGCAAGCCCATGGAGCAAAGCGAGGCTGCTATCGGCCGCGCCGGTAAGACGCTGATCGACAAGCACCACCTGTATGACAGCTACACCTTTCAGTTAGAAGGCGCTGGCCTGGCTATCGGTAGCAACTCGGTCTATGCCGCCATTCACCACTTTGGAGGTGAAACAGGTCGCAAGGGGCACCGCTTCACTCTGCCCGCCCGCCCAGTGATGGGCATGGGCGAGCGCCAAGAGCGGCGAGTCGGTGACCTGTTGATTGCTGAGCTGAGGGCGCTGCAATGA
- a CDS encoding phage tail protein, with translation MSISNLMSLNFLVPYVASKIDFSRAIRGMRGMPRRLLLVGHKLVGGTLAVNTLSTITTEADAITKLGEGSMLLAMWRDAKANADLGLPIDVIAINEGGSAVKATSALVVGGAPTVGGEVMLYIGGERVSVGVTTADTSATIATKLNAAINAMAKLPVTAAVAASTVTITARWGGPTGNDINVRTTYYPDDALATGVTLTTPAMAGGAVLPDVTPVITAMNLYRATEIVNPFTDSPNMVLFENELAARWLQNNMQDAMVVTCVRGTEAAITTWLNTRNSPHVHTIAVTNDCTSPWETAAMAGAAIESSAAIDPAVGPTAKLLGYRGPVQGAGFVVDSMNNLLAKGGSPLNIAVDYTGSLLRMVTNYKLSPGGAPDRSMAEMCWLKTMSFYRWYRVTEFQNKYNNAGYKLGQYVEQPIPGQKIMTVDLAEEIMIGLYKIFCDAGLCQNMPYYISTLKVEIDAPNGKLKIMDEPVILTQHYQTEVTSNVVAGQV, from the coding sequence ATGTCTATTTCCAATTTGATGAGCTTGAACTTTCTGGTGCCCTACGTTGCCAGCAAGATTGATTTCAGCCGCGCGATTCGCGGCATGCGCGGTATGCCACGTCGCCTGCTCCTGGTGGGCCACAAGCTGGTGGGCGGCACGCTGGCCGTCAATACGCTGTCCACCATCACTACGGAGGCAGATGCCATCACCAAGCTGGGCGAAGGCTCCATGCTGCTGGCAATGTGGCGTGATGCCAAGGCCAATGCTGACTTGGGCCTGCCCATTGATGTGATTGCCATTAATGAAGGCGGATCGGCCGTCAAGGCGACCAGTGCTTTGGTAGTTGGCGGCGCACCTACCGTAGGTGGTGAGGTGATGCTGTACATCGGCGGTGAGCGGGTAAGCGTGGGGGTAACGACCGCCGACACCTCGGCCACGATTGCAACCAAGTTGAACGCCGCCATCAATGCGATGGCTAAGCTGCCTGTCACTGCGGCGGTGGCTGCCAGTACGGTGACCATCACTGCTCGGTGGGGTGGCCCGACAGGCAACGACATCAACGTACGCACTACCTACTACCCAGACGATGCGCTGGCGACTGGTGTGACGCTGACAACGCCAGCTATGGCAGGTGGTGCAGTGTTGCCAGATGTGACTCCCGTGATCACGGCGATGAATCTCTACCGTGCGACGGAAATCGTCAACCCATTCACCGATAGCCCCAACATGGTGTTGTTTGAAAACGAGCTGGCTGCCCGCTGGCTGCAGAACAACATGCAAGACGCCATGGTAGTGACCTGCGTACGTGGCACTGAGGCCGCCATCACCACCTGGTTGAATACCCGCAACAGCCCGCATGTGCACACCATTGCTGTGACCAATGACTGCACTTCCCCTTGGGAGACTGCAGCCATGGCAGGTGCTGCGATTGAAAGCAGCGCTGCCATTGACCCGGCTGTGGGGCCGACTGCCAAGTTGTTGGGCTACAGAGGGCCTGTGCAGGGTGCGGGTTTTGTAGTTGACAGCATGAATAACCTGCTGGCAAAAGGCGGCTCACCACTGAACATTGCTGTGGATTACACCGGCAGCCTGCTGCGCATGGTGACTAACTACAAGCTGAGCCCTGGTGGCGCGCCTGACCGCAGCATGGCCGAAATGTGCTGGCTCAAGACGATGAGCTTCTACCGTTGGTATCGGGTGACCGAGTTCCAAAACAAGTACAACAACGCAGGCTACAAGCTGGGGCAGTACGTGGAACAGCCGATTCCGGGTCAAAAGATCATGACGGTTGATTTGGCCGAAGAAATCATGATTGGGCTGTACAAGATCTTCTGCGATGCAGGCCTGTGCCAGAACATGCCTTACTACATCTCGACCTTGAAGGTGGAGATTGATGCCCCTAACGGCAAATTGAAGATCATGGATGAGCCTGTGATCCTGACCCAGCACTACCAGACCGAGGTGACCAGCAACGTGGTTGCGGGTCAGGTGTAA
- a CDS encoding phage tail assembly protein, with protein sequence MNTQSTPAVVSSSIDDIFQLTLADGLPADVGGKTIKYRTVRLRETSVADERIAARMAERVMTVGGVPKLLVSESDFRYAMTMRHCEYFECDGTKLPLAVLDLDTFGKLSPHDLQLLEERVVLVTLAAQLRYGVITQADFDQFAVGRIPAGTSSSPQPVGQAADVGSHAGLPESGPALLADFTGGGANAAASGHGA encoded by the coding sequence ATGAACACACAAAGCACCCCCGCTGTCGTGTCGTCCAGCATTGACGACATATTCCAACTGACCCTGGCTGATGGTTTGCCTGCAGATGTGGGCGGCAAGACTATCAAGTACCGCACGGTCCGGCTGCGTGAAACGTCCGTGGCTGACGAGCGCATTGCAGCCCGGATGGCGGAGCGAGTTATGACGGTGGGCGGTGTGCCCAAGTTGCTGGTAAGTGAGTCTGACTTCCGCTACGCAATGACCATGCGCCATTGCGAATACTTTGAGTGCGATGGAACCAAGCTCCCCCTGGCCGTGCTTGACCTGGACACCTTTGGCAAGCTGAGCCCCCACGATCTGCAATTGCTTGAGGAGCGAGTGGTACTGGTGACGCTGGCCGCCCAGTTGCGTTACGGCGTTATCACCCAGGCTGACTTCGACCAGTTTGCCGTTGGCCGCATTCCGGCCGGAACCAGCTCATCCCCACAGCCCGTGGGCCAGGCTGCAGATGTGGGATCGCATGCTGGTCTCCCTGAGTCTGGCCCTGCACTGCTCGCCGATTTCACTGGAGGTGGTGCCAACGCCGCAGCTTCAGGCCATGGCGCTTGA
- a CDS encoding phage tail tape measure protein — protein sequence MRELKLKYFIDLVSNIREKAGDDAKALTQAQDKIQKALGETEKKLGTYERFLMRIGGVHNSSLDKQAKYFSQIALSAARAQQSVEKYERALSAANKGLQAVTGFGAGVVGAGMVAKAGFDKPMDYDMRLRSATATAYAGAKDINELRAGYAQVNALINGTVRNVRGARRDDALGAYEKLVGTGSFSKEESEKLLPSIMRTSVASRASSDDLVQAAEKMKVNFGLAPEQIDLALAKVMRAGQEGGFEIKDSAKWIGPLAPMFKGYKGMAGVEAMVTMLQQVRSTAGTNDEAANNLRNFMQKIPADSTRKDFAKQGIDLTAEMVKGAAAGKTPVDTYMAMLDRVMAKQDPQGKARAAMAAADKSLTPEERAQRYSDVADIYKSAGISTIINDLQEFGGYSGLAKTRDYGAKVMGAVQGETGGSVALGYLFLSEGSGSRAVDLANRKDIAASDALEGIAGPLNTLMDKTVALSDEFPKTTAAAYAATVALGALAAASTAAALLGGGGVAGKLGGWLGGAATRMGTVLGAARVAGGAGVRMAAGGAAIPIAAAAGALGVGYGAGTILNKTLLEGTSFSNGLGRGMHRVASFFGSEDSTRALAAEDALDKMLNSRPLARVNPINISAPGGAAGGLDVSGGLGSGRLDVGQGTLGIDVRVTDERVTAVPRVLQQPSLIRLNPGATNPGGLR from the coding sequence ATGCGTGAACTAAAACTGAAGTACTTCATTGACCTGGTGTCGAACATCCGGGAGAAGGCGGGTGACGATGCCAAGGCGTTGACGCAGGCGCAAGACAAGATTCAAAAGGCCTTGGGCGAGACGGAAAAGAAGCTGGGCACCTACGAGCGCTTCCTTATGCGCATTGGCGGCGTGCACAACTCCAGCCTGGACAAACAGGCGAAGTACTTCTCTCAGATCGCCTTGAGTGCTGCCCGTGCCCAGCAGTCGGTTGAGAAATATGAGCGCGCCTTGAGCGCGGCCAACAAGGGGTTGCAGGCGGTTACGGGCTTTGGCGCTGGCGTGGTTGGTGCTGGAATGGTGGCAAAGGCCGGGTTTGACAAGCCTATGGACTACGACATGCGCTTGCGATCTGCAACCGCGACGGCCTACGCCGGGGCCAAGGACATCAATGAGCTGCGCGCCGGGTATGCCCAGGTCAATGCCCTCATCAATGGCACCGTGCGAAACGTGCGCGGTGCTCGGCGTGACGATGCGCTGGGGGCCTATGAGAAGCTGGTAGGCACCGGGTCATTCTCCAAAGAAGAGAGTGAGAAGCTGCTGCCTTCCATCATGCGGACCTCTGTAGCCAGCCGGGCCAGCTCAGATGACCTTGTCCAGGCTGCGGAAAAAATGAAGGTGAACTTTGGTCTGGCGCCAGAGCAAATTGATCTTGCCCTTGCCAAAGTGATGCGTGCTGGACAGGAGGGTGGATTTGAGATCAAAGACTCGGCGAAGTGGATCGGCCCATTAGCACCCATGTTTAAGGGCTACAAAGGCATGGCTGGTGTGGAAGCAATGGTCACCATGTTGCAGCAGGTGCGCTCTACGGCGGGAACCAATGATGAAGCCGCCAACAACCTGCGGAACTTCATGCAGAAGATACCTGCCGACTCCACCCGCAAGGACTTTGCCAAGCAAGGCATCGACCTGACAGCTGAGATGGTAAAAGGAGCTGCTGCAGGGAAGACGCCCGTGGACACGTACATGGCGATGCTTGACCGCGTGATGGCGAAGCAAGACCCGCAGGGCAAGGCGCGAGCTGCGATGGCAGCTGCCGACAAAAGCCTTACGCCTGAAGAGCGAGCTCAACGCTACTCGGACGTTGCAGACATTTACAAGAGTGCTGGTATCTCCACCATCATCAATGACCTGCAAGAGTTTGGCGGCTATTCCGGTCTGGCGAAAACACGCGACTACGGCGCAAAGGTGATGGGAGCCGTCCAGGGTGAGACTGGAGGGTCGGTGGCCTTGGGGTATCTGTTCCTGAGTGAGGGAAGTGGTTCACGTGCAGTTGATCTGGCAAACCGCAAGGACATTGCCGCGAGCGATGCCCTGGAGGGCATTGCAGGACCGCTCAATACCTTAATGGATAAGACGGTGGCCCTAAGCGATGAATTCCCCAAGACAACAGCAGCGGCTTACGCCGCAACCGTGGCTTTGGGGGCCTTGGCGGCAGCATCTACTGCTGCAGCCCTCCTGGGGGGCGGTGGCGTTGCAGGCAAGTTGGGCGGATGGCTTGGTGGCGCAGCAACCCGTATGGGTACGGTGCTGGGGGCTGCAAGAGTTGCTGGCGGCGCGGGTGTTCGTATGGCGGCAGGGGGTGCAGCCATACCGATAGCCGCTGCCGCTGGCGCCCTAGGCGTTGGCTATGGTGCCGGGACGATCTTGAACAAGACCCTCTTGGAGGGGACCTCGTTTAGCAATGGGCTGGGGCGGGGTATGCATCGTGTGGCTTCGTTTTTTGGCAGTGAGGATTCAACTAGGGCGCTAGCTGCAGAGGATGCGCTGGACAAGATGCTGAATAGCCGCCCACTGGCACGTGTGAATCCGATCAATATCTCCGCGCCTGGTGGAGCTGCAGGTGGCTTAGACGTTAGTGGTGGCTTGGGAAGCGGCAGGCTGGATGTAGGCCAAGGGACACTTGGCATTGATGTGCGTGTGACAGATGAGCGTGTTACCGCTGTGCCACGTGTGCTGCAGCAGCCATCGCTGATCCGCCTCAATCCGGGCGCCACGAATCCAGGAGGGCTGCGCTGA
- a CDS encoding DNA circularization protein yields MPAWLDQLQPASFRGVPFQVDSIEHTAGDNVVIREYPFQDLPTVFRMGEGAEEIKLSAYVIGDDYFAQRERLREVLTGDGVLIHPTAGTMRVFVAGKFTIKENPTAEGGIARFDLTFVRAEVRRYPTGVVNTQKSASDKAAAAKAASVDAFESGFDLSNKPGWAADRVVARVTDSVSVVWGNMSKVTSGLGDFSNAAIGNYQALRDGLSSLVRQPRLLGNAMGSLFSLPTDLSSAAARDFAASFQGMFDMGSKVARRDFETSVMPLVGGGLVMYGTGSSTGLGLDTPARRQLAALNDASDQLVESMALAGWVQAIAATDMTSYDDALALRATVNAQATRLMLRSSTQAASDGLPASSWHDAMMAMLSACLADIRDRSRDLARLTTYTPDGWEPVWLVSYKLFGTVAYADEILDMNPHITHPLLVPPGKALRLMRHD; encoded by the coding sequence ATGCCAGCATGGCTTGATCAATTGCAGCCCGCGAGTTTCAGAGGCGTCCCGTTTCAGGTTGACTCCATTGAGCACACGGCTGGCGACAACGTGGTAATTCGGGAGTACCCGTTTCAAGACTTGCCAACCGTTTTTCGCATGGGTGAAGGGGCGGAGGAAATCAAGCTCTCTGCCTACGTGATCGGTGATGACTACTTTGCCCAGCGGGAGCGCTTGCGTGAAGTGCTTACTGGCGATGGCGTTCTTATCCATCCGACTGCAGGCACCATGCGCGTGTTTGTGGCGGGCAAGTTCACCATTAAGGAAAACCCGACAGCCGAGGGAGGCATCGCTCGCTTTGACCTGACCTTTGTTCGGGCAGAGGTGCGACGCTACCCAACTGGAGTGGTCAATACCCAGAAGTCAGCCAGCGACAAGGCTGCAGCCGCAAAGGCAGCCAGTGTTGATGCGTTTGAAAGTGGGTTTGATTTGTCCAACAAGCCCGGCTGGGCTGCAGATCGCGTTGTAGCTCGCGTGACCGACTCAGTGAGCGTGGTGTGGGGAAACATGTCCAAGGTCACCAGCGGCCTAGGCGATTTCAGCAACGCGGCGATTGGAAACTACCAGGCGTTGCGGGACGGCCTAAGCAGCCTGGTACGCCAGCCACGCCTTTTAGGTAACGCCATGGGGAGCCTGTTCTCCCTGCCTACAGACCTCAGCTCGGCAGCTGCGCGGGACTTTGCAGCTAGCTTTCAAGGCATGTTTGATATGGGTTCAAAGGTCGCTCGAAGGGACTTTGAAACCTCGGTAATGCCACTGGTAGGTGGCGGACTGGTGATGTATGGCACAGGCAGCTCAACTGGCTTGGGGCTCGACACTCCAGCTCGCAGACAGCTTGCGGCGTTGAACGACGCTAGCGACCAGTTGGTGGAGAGCATGGCTCTGGCGGGATGGGTGCAAGCTATTGCTGCGACCGACATGACCAGCTATGACGATGCCTTGGCCCTGCGGGCGACGGTGAATGCACAGGCCACCCGGCTGATGCTGCGATCCAGCACTCAAGCGGCCAGTGATGGCTTGCCAGCGTCTTCCTGGCATGACGCCATGATGGCGATGCTGAGTGCGTGCTTGGCCGATATCCGCGACCGCAGCCGTGATCTGGCACGCCTCACTACCTATACCCCCGATGGATGGGAACCGGTCTGGCTGGTGAGCTACAAGCTGTTTGGCACCGTGGCTTATGCGGATGAGATTCTGGATATGAATCCGCACATTACCCACCCGCTTCTCGTGCCTCCTGGCAAGGCGCTGCGTTTGATGAGGCATGACTGA